A DNA window from Brassica napus cultivar Da-Ae chromosome C1, Da-Ae, whole genome shotgun sequence contains the following coding sequences:
- the LOC106375735 gene encoding uncharacterized protein At4g22758 isoform X3 has translation MSNSIHRRRVPTPVGNGGRSLRTKRTASRYVSDQHGSKYTNQVFERSFSESNLNRRRDGDGNCMRQPSPVMSGLPTGESDPIVYLPRIRSEVMASSPSLLGFSSPSSPFPTNQEGNKRETRKVVINVAVEGSPGPVRTMVKLSCNVEETIKLVLENYRKEGRTPKLNQGAAFELHQSHFSIQF, from the exons ATGTCAAATTCTATTCACCGGAGAAGAGTTCCAACTCCGGTCGGCAACGGAGGTCGAAGCCTCCGGACGAAACGGACGGCGTCCAGATACGTTTCTGACCAGCATGGTTCGAAATATACTAATCAGGTTTTCGAGCGAAGTTTCTCAGAGTCGAATCTCAATCGTCGCCGTGACGGAGACGGTAACTGCATGCGGCAACCATCGCCAGTGATGAGCGGTTTACCGACGGGAGAATCAGACCCGATCGTCTACTTGCCAAGGATTCGCTCTGAGGTTATGGCTTCTTCTCCGTCGTTATTGGGCTTCTCTTCGCCGTCGTCTCCATTTCCGACCAATCAAGAG ggtaataaaagagaaacaagaaaAGTAGTAATCAACGTAGCGGTAGAAGGAAGTCCTGGACCTGTAAGAACAATGGTTAAATTGAGTTGCAACGTCGAAGAAACCATCAAACTCGTCTTGGAGAATTATCGCAAAGAAGGAAGGACTCCAAAACTCAATCAAGGTGCTGCCTTTGAATTGCATCAGTCTCATTTCAGTATCCAGT TTTGA
- the LOC106375735 gene encoding uncharacterized protein At4g22758 isoform X2, with the protein MSNSIHRRRVPTPVGNGGRSLRTKRTASRYVSDQHGSKYTNQVFERSFSESNLNRRRDGDGNCMRQPSPVMSGLPTGESDPIVYLPRIRSEVMASSPSLLGFSSPSSPFPTNQEGNKRETRKVVINVAVEGSPGPVRTMVKLSCNVEETIKLVLENYRKEGRTPKLNQGAAFELHQSHFSIQCLDKREIIGEIGSRSFYLRKRDHETGVSFAGISPVRTSLIPSSNLIESCIAQFIGKILRRTRKLWNILVCTQ; encoded by the exons ATGTCAAATTCTATTCACCGGAGAAGAGTTCCAACTCCGGTCGGCAACGGAGGTCGAAGCCTCCGGACGAAACGGACGGCGTCCAGATACGTTTCTGACCAGCATGGTTCGAAATATACTAATCAGGTTTTCGAGCGAAGTTTCTCAGAGTCGAATCTCAATCGTCGCCGTGACGGAGACGGTAACTGCATGCGGCAACCATCGCCAGTGATGAGCGGTTTACCGACGGGAGAATCAGACCCGATCGTCTACTTGCCAAGGATTCGCTCTGAGGTTATGGCTTCTTCTCCGTCGTTATTGGGCTTCTCTTCGCCGTCGTCTCCATTTCCGACCAATCAAGAG ggtaataaaagagaaacaagaaaAGTAGTAATCAACGTAGCGGTAGAAGGAAGTCCTGGACCTGTAAGAACAATGGTTAAATTGAGTTGCAACGTCGAAGAAACCATCAAACTCGTCTTGGAGAATTATCGCAAAGAAGGAAGGACTCCAAAACTCAATCAAGGTGCTGCCTTTGAATTGCATCAGTCTCATTTCAGTATCCAGT GTTTGGATAAAAGAGAAATAATCGGAGAAATAGGAAGTAGAAGCTTCTACCTTAGAAAGAGAGATCATGAAACCGGAGTTTCTTTCGCCGGGATCTCACCGGTGAGAACGAGTCTTATTCCGTCGTCTAACTTGATTGAATCCTGTATAGCTCAGTTTATTGGGAAAATCTTGAGGAGAACGAGAAAGTTATGGAACATATTGGTATGTACGCAGTGA